A region of Streptomyces cinnamoneus DNA encodes the following proteins:
- a CDS encoding amino acid adenylation domain-containing protein, which produces MRHHQAETVPAELPLLAAQSGILYAQALAPDNPVYNTGDCVEIDGPLDAELFERALRQTVREAETLALVVTAGDPPAQRVEAGRDWPLHRLDLRGNPRPDAEAEAWMRADLAQPVDLTEGPLVTQALIRLADDRFWWYQRVHHFAVDAYALTLIGRRVAEVYTALAAGDAPSPNPFGTLRELVEDEAQYTGGERHAADGAFWRERYADRPEPVSLSDRPAAPAGSVLRHDAALPAGSLSRLEDAARAVKATWAELLIAATAGYVHRTTGARDVVLGLPLMNRRGPAALRTPAMTVNVMPLRITVRPQDTGAELLRRVVLEVRAVRRHQRYRLEDLRRDLGLTAAEQPLFGPMVNIKPFEGDLEFDGLPGVVRNLAAGPVDDLALAVIPAPDGSVRLGLDANPARYDLPSLAAHEHGLRRYLDGLTDLLLADPQRPVGTIDLLDADEIRAATAGRTEPAPDRTLPELFAEQAARTPDATAVRSGATALTFAELDTAANRLAHELRHGGVRPGAAVALALPRGADTVVALLAVLKAGGVCQPLDLGHPGRRIAAVLDDTRPGCLIGTASTVRSLPDHGIPTLLLDDPATRARIDARPGTAPAAPALQQAAYVIHTSGSTGRPKGVLVTHASLANLHAGHGGDHIAPAVERTGRQRLRIAHTASFAFDASWDPLIWMVHGHELHLLDDTDYRDPAAATAYLHEHRVDYLDATPSYVEALIAEGLLDEGRHHPALVVVGGEAVPEPLWQRLATTEGLSPINLYGPTETTVDAYYWLPGPTQDAPTTGRPVRGSRAYVLDGSLRPTPPGVPGELYVAGACLAAGYLGRPDLTAERFTADPFGALHGESGARMYRTGDLVRRRPDGTLEFLGRADDQVKIRGFRVELGEIQATLAGHPEVAQAAVVARDTPTGKRLAAYAVLTEGATAGPRHLTDHLARLLPGHMVPADVVLLDALPRTANDKLDVRALPDPRPTGESTGAAYRAPGCREEESICLLFAQVLDLDAPVSADANFFDLGGHSLLAGRLAATIRDREDEGVTLADVFRNPTPAALAKLIANGTAPHADGERPALAPLPREERMPLSPAQKRLWFMYRLEGPSPTYNIPLLLTLTGPLDQDALRLALGDVTERHETLRTVYPATDNEPYQRILGPDQARPELHLAPASASPAEAVRHCFDLAAEPPLRVTLFTDGAESHTLLLLLHHIAGDGASTTPLARDLATAYAARAEGRTPGFAPLAAQYADYTLWQRDLLGTPAAPGVFAGPQLDHWRKSLAGLPDLLELPTDRPRPAVASSAGDTVPFHLDPDAHAAVRTLARTTGTSVFMVVQAALAALLTRYGCGTDIPIGTPVAGREDEATADLVGFFVNTLVLRNDTSGAPAFRTLLDRVRATTLAAYEHPDLPFDWLVEDLNPPRSLARHPLFQVMLAWQSLPDAEFTMAPGLTARMAAVPSGTAKFDLTLNAGEQPGGGIAGFLEYRTDLFDAATVKRLSTHLARLLTAAAADPDTPVTRLPLLDADETRQALVDWNAGPSEQVRAPRTLVELYEDAARRHPGRTAATCDGASLTYAGLSARANRLARLLAGRGIGPGAIVALALPRSLDLVVGLLAVAKSGAAYLPLDPDYPADRLAYMLQDAAPAAVVTDTATAARVPAHDLPVVLVDGTEAEGLAPTDLSDDDRTRPQRPGDVAYVIYTSGSTGRPKGVPVTHHNVTRLFSATDHWFGFDEKDVWTLFHSYAFDFSVWELWGALLHGGRLVVVPHLVSRDPAAFLRLLADERVTVLNQTPSAFYQLSAADRENPGSDLALRYVVFGGEALELGRLDDWYDRHPDDAPTLVNMYGITETTVHVSYVALDRESAAAGTSSTIGVNIPDLRVYVLDGHLQPVPPGVTGEMYVAGEGLARGYLGRHALTAERFVADPFAHLFGERGSRMYRSGDLARRRPDGTLEYFGRADHQVKIRGFRIELGEIEAVLADHPDVADAAVVVREDTPGDKRLVAYAVPARETTPALLREHTTGELPVHMVPSAVVLLEKLPLTANGKLDRKALPAPDLAAAVTEGRAPRGPREEQLCAIFADVLGLPRVGVDDNFFDLGGHSLLAVRLAGRVKDALGAEVGIGTVFQAPTVAALDAALDAAEGTDALDVLLPLRPANDGDKAPLYCVHPAGGLSWCYAGLIRHLPADVPIYGLQAQGVGPATAAEPLPGTLEELAAHYVGRLREVQPEGPYRLLGWSTGGIIAHAMATRLQDLGAEVELLAVLDAYPAEGFRELPVPDQAEALEALLAMGGYGPDSLEGKPFELAHVTEVLRREGSPLASLDDATIEALNRTYLNTNHLVRAFDHRVFEGDVLFFRATVETIDDTLTPETWTPYVTGRIDNTNVACSHKDMTLPEPIAHIASVIADRLQNLES; this is translated from the coding sequence ATGCGTCACCATCAGGCCGAGACCGTTCCTGCCGAACTGCCGCTCCTCGCGGCGCAGTCCGGCATCCTGTACGCACAGGCGCTCGCCCCGGACAACCCGGTCTACAACACCGGTGACTGCGTGGAGATCGACGGCCCCCTGGACGCGGAGCTCTTCGAGCGCGCCCTGCGGCAGACCGTACGGGAGGCCGAGACGCTCGCCCTCGTGGTCACCGCGGGGGACCCGCCCGCACAGCGCGTCGAAGCCGGCCGCGACTGGCCGCTGCACCGCCTCGACCTGCGCGGGAACCCGCGGCCGGACGCCGAGGCCGAGGCGTGGATGCGGGCCGACCTCGCGCAGCCCGTCGACCTCACCGAAGGCCCCCTGGTCACCCAGGCCCTCATCCGCCTCGCCGACGACCGCTTCTGGTGGTACCAGCGCGTCCACCACTTCGCCGTCGACGCCTACGCCCTGACCCTGATAGGACGCCGGGTCGCCGAGGTCTACACCGCGCTCGCCGCCGGCGACGCGCCCTCCCCGAACCCCTTCGGCACGCTGCGCGAACTGGTCGAGGACGAGGCCCAGTACACCGGCGGGGAGCGCCACGCCGCGGACGGCGCCTTCTGGCGCGAGCGCTACGCCGACCGGCCCGAGCCCGTCTCCCTCTCCGACCGCCCCGCCGCCCCCGCCGGCTCCGTCCTGCGCCACGACGCCGCCCTGCCCGCCGGCTCCCTGTCCCGCCTGGAGGACGCCGCCCGCGCGGTCAAGGCCACCTGGGCGGAACTGCTCATCGCCGCCACCGCCGGCTATGTGCACCGCACGACCGGTGCCCGGGACGTCGTGCTCGGCCTGCCCCTGATGAACCGCCGCGGCCCCGCCGCCCTGCGCACCCCCGCCATGACGGTCAACGTCATGCCGCTGCGCATCACCGTCCGCCCCCAGGACACCGGCGCCGAACTCCTGCGCCGCGTCGTCCTCGAGGTGCGGGCCGTCCGCCGCCACCAGCGCTACCGGCTGGAGGACCTGCGCCGCGACCTCGGCCTCACCGCGGCCGAGCAGCCCCTGTTCGGGCCGATGGTGAACATCAAGCCCTTCGAGGGCGACCTGGAGTTCGACGGCCTGCCCGGTGTCGTGCGCAACCTCGCCGCGGGGCCCGTCGACGACCTGGCCCTCGCCGTCATCCCCGCGCCCGACGGCTCCGTGCGGCTCGGCCTGGACGCCAACCCCGCCCGCTACGACCTCCCTTCTCTCGCCGCCCACGAGCACGGCCTGCGGCGCTACCTCGACGGACTCACCGACCTGCTCCTGGCCGACCCGCAGCGCCCCGTCGGCACCATCGACCTCCTGGACGCCGACGAGATCCGCGCCGCCACCGCGGGCCGCACCGAGCCCGCCCCGGACCGCACCCTCCCCGAACTCTTCGCCGAGCAGGCCGCCCGCACCCCCGACGCCACCGCCGTCCGCAGCGGCGCGACCGCCCTGACCTTCGCCGAACTGGACACCGCGGCCAACCGCCTGGCCCACGAGCTGCGGCACGGCGGCGTCCGGCCCGGTGCCGCCGTCGCGCTCGCCCTGCCCCGCGGCGCGGACACCGTCGTCGCCCTGCTCGCCGTCCTCAAGGCCGGCGGCGTCTGCCAGCCGCTCGACCTGGGCCACCCCGGGCGGCGCATCGCCGCCGTCCTGGACGACACCCGCCCCGGCTGCCTCATCGGCACCGCGAGCACCGTCCGCAGCCTGCCGGACCACGGCATCCCCACGCTGCTCCTCGACGACCCGGCCACCCGCGCCCGGATCGACGCCCGGCCCGGCACGGCTCCCGCCGCCCCCGCCCTCCAGCAGGCCGCCTACGTCATCCACACCTCCGGCTCCACCGGCAGACCCAAGGGCGTCCTCGTCACCCACGCCTCCCTCGCCAACCTCCACGCCGGCCACGGCGGCGACCACATCGCCCCGGCCGTGGAGCGCACCGGGCGGCAGCGCCTGCGCATCGCGCACACCGCCTCCTTCGCCTTCGACGCCTCCTGGGACCCCCTGATCTGGATGGTGCACGGCCACGAGCTGCACCTCCTGGACGACACCGACTACCGGGACCCGGCCGCGGCCACCGCCTACCTCCACGAGCATCGCGTCGACTACCTGGACGCCACCCCCTCCTACGTCGAAGCCCTCATCGCCGAAGGCCTCCTCGACGAGGGCCGGCACCACCCCGCCCTCGTCGTGGTCGGAGGTGAGGCCGTGCCCGAGCCGCTGTGGCAGCGGCTCGCCACCACCGAGGGCCTGAGCCCCATCAACCTCTACGGCCCCACCGAGACGACCGTCGACGCCTACTACTGGCTGCCCGGCCCCACACAGGACGCCCCCACCACCGGCCGCCCCGTGCGCGGCTCACGGGCGTACGTCCTCGACGGCTCCCTGCGTCCGACACCCCCCGGCGTCCCCGGCGAGCTGTATGTCGCCGGCGCCTGCCTGGCCGCCGGCTACCTGGGCCGCCCCGACCTCACCGCCGAGCGCTTCACCGCCGACCCCTTCGGCGCCCTGCACGGCGAGAGCGGGGCGCGGATGTACCGCACGGGCGACCTCGTGCGCCGCCGGCCCGACGGCACCCTGGAGTTCCTCGGCCGCGCGGACGACCAGGTCAAGATCCGCGGCTTCCGCGTCGAACTCGGCGAGATCCAGGCCACCCTGGCCGGGCACCCCGAGGTCGCCCAGGCCGCCGTCGTCGCCCGCGACACCCCCACCGGCAAGCGCCTCGCCGCCTACGCCGTGCTCACCGAAGGCGCCACCGCCGGGCCCCGGCACCTGACCGACCACCTCGCCCGGCTCCTGCCCGGCCACATGGTGCCCGCCGACGTCGTCCTCCTCGACGCGCTGCCCCGCACCGCCAACGACAAGCTCGACGTCCGGGCCCTGCCCGACCCCCGGCCCACCGGCGAGAGCACCGGCGCCGCATACAGGGCGCCCGGCTGCCGGGAGGAGGAGAGCATCTGCCTCCTCTTCGCCCAGGTGCTGGACCTGGACGCCCCCGTCTCCGCCGACGCGAACTTCTTCGACCTCGGCGGACACTCCCTGCTCGCCGGCCGTCTCGCGGCGACGATCCGCGACCGGGAGGACGAGGGCGTCACCCTCGCCGACGTCTTCCGCAACCCCACCCCGGCCGCGCTGGCGAAGCTCATCGCCAACGGCACGGCCCCGCACGCCGACGGCGAGCGCCCCGCGCTCGCCCCCCTGCCGCGCGAGGAGCGCATGCCGCTCTCCCCGGCGCAGAAGCGGCTGTGGTTCATGTACCGCCTCGAAGGCCCCAGCCCCACGTACAACATCCCGCTCCTCCTCACGCTCACCGGCCCCCTCGACCAGGACGCCCTGCGCCTCGCCCTCGGTGACGTCACCGAGCGTCACGAGACACTGCGGACGGTATACCCGGCCACTGACAACGAGCCCTACCAGCGGATTCTCGGCCCCGACCAGGCCCGCCCCGAGCTGCACCTCGCACCCGCGTCGGCGAGCCCGGCCGAAGCCGTGCGCCACTGCTTCGACCTCGCCGCCGAACCCCCGCTGCGCGTCACGCTGTTCACGGACGGCGCGGAGAGCCACACCCTGCTCCTCCTCCTCCACCACATCGCCGGCGACGGCGCCTCCACGACCCCCCTCGCCCGGGACCTCGCCACCGCCTACGCGGCCCGCGCCGAAGGACGCACCCCCGGCTTCGCGCCCCTGGCGGCCCAGTACGCCGACTACACCCTCTGGCAGCGCGACCTCCTCGGCACCCCCGCCGCCCCCGGCGTCTTCGCCGGCCCGCAGCTCGACCACTGGCGCAAGAGCCTCGCCGGCCTGCCCGACCTGCTCGAACTCCCCACCGACCGGCCGCGCCCCGCCGTCGCCTCCTCCGCGGGCGACACCGTTCCCTTCCACCTGGACCCGGACGCGCACGCCGCCGTCCGCACGCTCGCCCGCACCACCGGCACCAGCGTCTTCATGGTCGTCCAGGCCGCCCTCGCGGCCCTCCTCACCCGCTACGGCTGCGGCACCGACATCCCCATCGGCACCCCCGTCGCGGGACGCGAGGACGAGGCGACCGCCGATCTCGTCGGCTTCTTCGTCAACACCCTCGTCCTGCGCAACGACACCTCCGGCGCGCCGGCCTTCCGCACCCTGCTCGACCGCGTCCGCGCCACCACCCTGGCCGCCTACGAACACCCCGACCTGCCCTTCGACTGGCTCGTCGAGGACCTCAACCCGCCCCGGTCGCTCGCCCGGCACCCGCTCTTCCAGGTGATGCTGGCCTGGCAGTCCCTGCCCGACGCCGAGTTCACCATGGCCCCCGGGCTCACCGCCCGCATGGCCGCCGTCCCCTCCGGCACCGCCAAGTTCGACCTCACCCTCAACGCGGGGGAGCAGCCCGGCGGCGGCATAGCGGGCTTCCTCGAATACCGCACCGACCTCTTCGACGCCGCCACGGTGAAACGTCTCTCCACCCACCTGGCCCGGCTGCTCACCGCGGCCGCCGCCGACCCCGACACCCCCGTCACCCGGCTCCCCCTGCTCGACGCCGACGAGACGCGCCAGGCCCTGGTCGACTGGAACGCCGGTCCGAGCGAGCAGGTTCGCGCCCCCCGGACCCTCGTCGAGCTGTACGAGGACGCCGCCCGCCGCCACCCCGGCCGCACCGCAGCCACCTGCGACGGCGCGTCCCTCACCTACGCCGGGCTGTCCGCCCGCGCCAACCGTCTGGCCCGGCTGCTCGCCGGGCGGGGCATCGGCCCCGGCGCCATCGTGGCGCTCGCCCTGCCGCGCTCCCTCGACCTGGTCGTGGGCCTGCTCGCCGTCGCCAAGTCCGGCGCCGCCTACCTGCCGCTCGACCCGGACTACCCGGCCGACCGCCTCGCCTACATGCTCCAGGACGCCGCGCCGGCCGCCGTCGTCACCGACACCGCGACCGCCGCGCGCGTCCCCGCGCACGACCTGCCCGTCGTCCTCGTCGACGGCACCGAGGCCGAGGGCCTCGCACCCACGGACCTGAGCGACGACGACCGCACCCGGCCGCAGCGGCCCGGCGACGTCGCGTACGTCATCTACACCTCCGGTTCCACCGGCCGCCCCAAGGGCGTCCCCGTCACCCACCACAACGTCACCCGGCTGTTCTCCGCGACCGACCACTGGTTCGGATTCGACGAGAAGGACGTGTGGACGCTCTTCCACTCCTACGCCTTCGACTTCTCCGTCTGGGAGCTCTGGGGCGCCCTGCTGCACGGCGGCCGGCTGGTGGTCGTACCGCATCTCGTCAGCCGCGACCCGGCCGCGTTCCTGCGCCTGCTCGCCGACGAGCGCGTGACCGTCCTCAACCAGACGCCGTCCGCGTTCTACCAGCTCAGCGCCGCGGACCGGGAGAACCCCGGCAGCGACCTCGCCCTGCGCTACGTCGTCTTCGGCGGCGAGGCCCTCGAACTGGGCCGCCTCGACGACTGGTACGACCGCCACCCTGACGACGCGCCCACGCTCGTCAACATGTACGGCATCACCGAGACCACGGTCCACGTCTCCTACGTGGCCCTCGACCGCGAGAGCGCCGCCGCCGGCACCTCCAGCACCATCGGTGTCAACATCCCCGACCTGCGCGTCTACGTCCTCGACGGCCACCTCCAGCCCGTACCGCCCGGCGTCACCGGCGAGATGTACGTCGCGGGCGAGGGCCTGGCCCGCGGCTACCTCGGCCGGCACGCCCTGACCGCCGAGCGCTTCGTCGCCGACCCCTTCGCGCACCTCTTCGGCGAGCGCGGCAGCCGGATGTACCGCTCCGGAGACCTCGCCCGCCGCCGCCCGGACGGCACCCTCGAATACTTCGGGCGCGCCGACCACCAGGTGAAGATCCGCGGATTCCGCATCGAGCTCGGCGAGATCGAGGCCGTCCTCGCCGACCACCCCGACGTCGCCGACGCGGCCGTCGTCGTCCGTGAGGACACCCCCGGCGACAAGCGGCTCGTCGCCTACGCCGTCCCCGCCCGCGAGACCACCCCCGCCCTGCTGCGCGAGCACACCACGGGCGAACTGCCCGTCCACATGGTCCCGTCGGCCGTCGTCCTGCTGGAGAAGCTGCCCCTGACCGCCAACGGCAAGCTCGACCGCAAGGCCCTGCCCGCCCCCGACCTCGCCGCCGCCGTCACCGAGGGGCGCGCCCCGCGCGGCCCCCGCGAGGAACAGCTGTGCGCGATCTTCGCGGACGTCCTGGGCCTGCCCCGGGTCGGCGTCGACGACAACTTCTTCGACCTCGGCGGCCACTCGCTCCTCGCCGTGCGCCTCGCCGGCCGCGTCAAGGACGCACTCGGCGCCGAGGTCGGCATCGGCACGGTCTTCCAGGCGCCCACCGTCGCGGCGCTCGACGCCGCGCTGGACGCGGCCGAGGGCACCGACGCCCTGGACGTGCTGCTGCCGCTGCGCCCGGCGAACGACGGGGACAAGGCGCCGCTGTACTGCGTCCACCCCGCCGGCGGGCTCAGCTGGTGCTACGCGGGGCTCATCCGCCACCTGCCCGCCGACGTGCCCATCTACGGCCTCCAGGCCCAGGGCGTCGGCCCGGCGACCGCCGCCGAACCGCTGCCCGGGACCCTGGAGGAACTGGCGGCGCACTACGTCGGCCGGCTGCGCGAGGTCCAGCCCGAGGGCCCCTACCGCCTGCTGGGCTGGTCCACCGGCGGCATCATCGCCCACGCCATGGCCACCCGTCTCCAGGACCTCGGCGCCGAGGTCGAGCTGCTCGCCGTCCTCGACGCCTACCCCGCCGAGGGCTTCCGCGAGCTGCCCGTGCCCGACCAGGCCGAGGCCCTCGAAGCCCTGCTCGCCATGGGCGGCTACGGACCGGACAGCCTGGAGGGCAAGCCCTTCGAGCTCGCCCACGTCACCGAGGTGCTGCGCCGCGAGGGCTCCCCCCTGGCCAGCCTCGACGACGCCACCATCGAGGCCCTCAACCGCACGTACCTCAACACCAACCACCTCGTGCGCGCCTTCGACCACCGGGTCTTCGAAGGCGACGTGCTCTTCTTCCGCGCCACCGTCGAGACCATCGACGACACCCTCACCCCCGAGACCTGGACCCCCTACGTGACCGGGCGGATCGACAACACGAACGTCGCCTGCTCGCACAAGGACATGACCCTGCCCGAACCGATCGCGCACATCGCGAGCGTCATCGCCGACCGCCTGCAGAACCTGGAGAGCTGA
- a CDS encoding MbtH family protein — MSDAPANPFDGDGEFLVLVNAEGQHSLWPGFAPVPEGWSIAHGPCERQPALDWITEHWTDLTPAGTASVAP; from the coding sequence ATGAGCGACGCACCCGCCAACCCCTTCGACGGCGACGGGGAGTTCCTCGTCCTCGTCAACGCCGAGGGGCAGCACAGCCTCTGGCCGGGCTTCGCCCCCGTGCCCGAGGGCTGGAGCATCGCCCACGGGCCCTGCGAGCGGCAGCCCGCCCTCGACTGGATCACCGAGCACTGGACCGACCTGACGCCGGCCGGCACGGCCTCGGTGGCCCCGTGA
- a CDS encoding DHA2 family efflux MFS transporter permease subunit has translation MRGIDPRVAVVIVYTAAMCMNGLDSTIVNPALLTIAGDFGEPVSAANTVEVAFLVALAVALPVAGWLGDRLGVKKVFLGSLAVFTAASAACGLAQDLPALVLARVVQGVAGGLLTPVGMTLLFRAFPPHERMKLSKVLIVPTALMPALGPPLGGFLTEHLSWHWLFFVNVPIGAAAVLTGVVGLREHKEDAEGFDLTGFLLATPALGLLTYALGFGPTHGWGAPSVLVCGPLGLALLAAGCVHLLRAQTPLLRLRLLADRVFASATVLALVTSAGLMGVLFAFPLLYQAALGASALDAGLSVFPEALGLMLASQVADRLMPRLGPRWLAVPALVLATAVFGALAVPGVAEHTWAVRALMFCVGLVLGTAVLTVQIAGFADVPPPAMGQAMALFTIVRTLGGALGIAATAAVISAWGGSGTHDAAPGPYRAAIAVTAGLVALGALCALRMPKEAPAPPPFDDEPEGEEMPAAA, from the coding sequence GTGAGGGGGATCGACCCGCGCGTCGCCGTCGTGATCGTCTACACGGCGGCGATGTGCATGAACGGGCTCGACTCCACCATCGTCAACCCGGCGCTGCTCACCATCGCCGGGGACTTCGGCGAACCGGTGTCGGCCGCCAACACCGTCGAGGTCGCCTTCCTCGTGGCGCTGGCCGTCGCCCTGCCCGTGGCGGGCTGGCTCGGCGACCGCCTCGGCGTCAAGAAGGTCTTCCTCGGGTCCCTGGCCGTCTTCACCGCCGCCTCCGCCGCCTGCGGACTCGCCCAGGACCTGCCGGCCCTGGTCCTCGCGCGCGTCGTGCAGGGCGTCGCGGGCGGCCTGCTGACGCCGGTGGGGATGACGCTGCTCTTCCGGGCCTTCCCGCCGCACGAGCGGATGAAGCTGTCCAAGGTGCTCATCGTGCCGACCGCGCTGATGCCGGCGCTGGGCCCGCCGCTCGGGGGCTTCCTGACCGAACACCTCTCCTGGCACTGGCTGTTCTTCGTCAACGTGCCGATCGGCGCGGCCGCCGTGCTGACCGGCGTCGTGGGGCTGCGGGAGCACAAGGAGGACGCCGAGGGCTTCGACCTGACGGGCTTCCTGCTGGCGACCCCCGCCCTGGGGCTGCTGACCTACGCGCTGGGCTTCGGCCCCACGCACGGCTGGGGGGCGCCCTCCGTCCTGGTCTGCGGACCGCTCGGGCTCGCGCTGCTGGCCGCCGGATGCGTCCACCTGCTCAGGGCGCAGACGCCGCTGCTGCGGCTGCGGCTGCTCGCCGACAGGGTGTTCGCCTCCGCCACCGTCCTCGCGCTGGTCACCTCGGCGGGCCTGATGGGCGTGCTCTTCGCCTTCCCGCTGCTCTACCAGGCGGCGCTCGGCGCCTCGGCCCTGGACGCGGGGCTGAGCGTCTTCCCCGAGGCGCTCGGACTGATGCTGGCCTCCCAGGTGGCCGACCGGCTGATGCCCCGGCTCGGCCCCCGGTGGCTGGCCGTGCCCGCCCTGGTGCTGGCGACGGCCGTCTTCGGCGCCCTGGCCGTACCGGGCGTGGCCGAGCACACCTGGGCGGTGCGGGCGCTGATGTTCTGCGTCGGCCTGGTGCTGGGCACGGCCGTGCTCACCGTCCAGATCGCCGGGTTCGCGGACGTCCCGCCGCCGGCCATGGGCCAGGCCATGGCGCTGTTCACCATCGTGCGCACCCTGGGCGGCGCGCTCGGCATCGCCGCCACCGCCGCGGTGATCTCCGCCTGGGGCGGCTCCGGCACGCACGACGCGGCCCCGGGCCCGTACCGGGCCGCCATCGCGGTCACCGCGGGCCTCGTCGCCCTCGGCGCGCTGTGCGCCCTGCGCATGCCCAAGGAGGCCCCGGCGCCGCCGCCCTTCGACGACGAGCCGGAGGGCGAGGAGATGCCGGCCGCGGCCTGA